From a region of the Paenibacillus sp. R14(2021) genome:
- a CDS encoding MarR family winged helix-turn-helix transcriptional regulator translates to MTERDADVQALDLRLVRVLRKMTETLFGHLERDIDSHGLSLDNFRILEHLYNKGPHGVQQISDNFSIPSGSITYVVDKLEKKGFVERVAIPGDRRKTNVALTEEGDRYFAAIFPKHAETISDDLSFATDEEKRELIAVLKKIGLGIQERQASSQEKNK, encoded by the coding sequence ATGACGGAACGTGATGCAGATGTCCAGGCTCTTGATTTAAGGCTGGTTCGCGTCTTAAGGAAGATGACGGAAACATTATTCGGGCATTTGGAACGCGACATCGACAGTCATGGACTCAGTTTGGACAACTTTCGAATTCTCGAACATCTTTACAACAAAGGTCCGCATGGCGTGCAGCAAATCAGCGATAATTTCTCGATTCCGAGCGGGAGCATTACCTACGTCGTGGACAAGCTGGAGAAGAAGGGCTTCGTGGAACGGGTAGCGATCCCTGGCGATCGGCGCAAAACCAACGTAGCCTTGACGGAAGAGGGAGACCGCTACTTTGCCGCTATATTCCCCAAACATGCGGAGACGATCAGCGATGATTTATCCTTCGCAACGGACGAGGAGAAGCGCGAGCTGATTGCAGTGCTGAAGAAGATCGGGCTTGGCATTCAGGAACGACAAGCGTCGTCGCAGGAAAAGAACAAGTAA
- a CDS encoding pirin family protein gives MKIQILGPGLQGKEVFDGGRIFAQKPLGFSGQGAATVRLGPLFYWAWGHADAEGGIGFHPHQGFEIMSYGIRGKGLHRDTLGTESILEPGDIQLMQAGSGLEHAERVDAGFESFQIWLEPYLNDAVRRPPTYTLFKHETFPQSSSDGVNVKTILGEGSPIRNLVSDARMVDVEVEVGATYVHRLLPNRTFAGLAIRGEGGSIWTTREDRLSFKNKDFAIVQGNEEGEVKLRAEGEKLRMFIIEIPTEVEYPLYNKAK, from the coding sequence ATGAAGATTCAAATTTTAGGTCCAGGGTTACAGGGGAAAGAAGTATTTGACGGCGGCAGAATATTTGCGCAGAAACCGCTTGGTTTCTCCGGCCAAGGTGCGGCTACAGTTAGGCTCGGTCCGCTTTTCTATTGGGCATGGGGCCACGCGGATGCTGAAGGCGGTATCGGATTTCATCCTCATCAAGGGTTCGAGATTATGTCGTATGGTATTCGAGGCAAAGGCCTGCACCGGGACACGCTCGGTACGGAAAGCATTCTGGAGCCGGGCGATATTCAACTTATGCAGGCGGGCTCGGGACTTGAGCATGCCGAAAGAGTCGATGCCGGCTTCGAGAGCTTTCAGATTTGGCTTGAACCCTATTTGAATGATGCCGTAAGACGGCCGCCGACGTACACATTGTTCAAGCACGAAACATTTCCTCAGTCGAGTTCGGACGGCGTGAATGTGAAGACGATCTTGGGAGAAGGTTCTCCGATCCGTAACCTCGTGTCTGATGCGCGCATGGTTGACGTCGAGGTCGAGGTTGGCGCAACCTACGTCCACCGTTTGCTGCCTAACCGAACATTTGCGGGATTGGCGATCAGAGGGGAAGGCGGCTCGATATGGACGACCCGGGAAGATCGCTTATCCTTTAAGAATAAAGATTTTGCCATCGTCCAGGGCAATGAAGAGGGCGAAGTCAAACTCCGCGCCGAAGGCGAGAAACTTCGCATGTTTATTATTGAAATTCCTACTGAAGTCGAATATCCTTTGTATAATAAGGCTAAATAG